Below is a window of Deltaproteobacteria bacterium DNA.
TTATCTTTCAGGATGACACGCTTACGATAGATAAAAAATGGGTTGTTGAGTTTACGGATCTGCTTATAAAGGCGGATACAGGTCTTATCTGGGGATGCAACACAAGGGCGGACACCATTGACAGGGAGCTACTCCTGCGTATGCACACGGCAGGACTGAGGAAGATACAGATAGGGGGAGAATCCGGCACGATCAGGATATTGAGCGATGTCTATAAAAAAGGCATTGTCCCTGAACAGGTAAGGAAGCTTGTCGGTATCGCACACAGCGTTGGTGTAAAAACACTGGTGTTTTTTATGCTCGGCGCGCCGGGCGAGACAAGACAGGAAGTGATCTCTACCGTTAAATTTGCAAAGGATATAAAATCCGACGAGGTAACATTTAATCTTACCCAGCCTCTGCCGGGAACGGATCTCTTCGAATTTATGTCGAACAAAAAAGAGTATGCTATAGAAAAAGATTTTTCTCATTTTGATTATTACAACAGGCGGGCATTTAACGATGTTACCCTTTCCAACCGCCAGCTCAGGTTTATACGGATCATGGGGTTCTTTTATGTATATGTAAGGCTTTCATCCTTTGTATACATGGCCAGGCATTTTAGCTCGGTCAGCGGTATGAAGAAACTGTTTGCAAAGTTAAAGAGGGTATTTTCATGAACGGCAATTACAAGACCCTCTTACCGATTCTTCTGGAAGATTTCAGCCCCTTCCCCTTTTAGGGGAACGGGTACCCACCCGACAGGGAAGGGTGCGGATGAGGTCTCGACCTCTTTAAGAAGGCCTCATCTTTGTCCTCTCCTCAAAGGAGGGGAAGTCAATTTGTTAAAGGACGGGGCGACACTATGCCCCGGATGTCTTTCACGGGATTCCTTGAGCAATGAGACATCTACCGGTTTAAAGGTCTGCTTCTTGTTTCCCTTTCCCGCAAACATGTCTTTTATTAGCAAGCCGAACATGTAAGGAAGATCCAGCCACAGTTTTCTCGCTTTTAATATCCGTACGATCCTAACAGGGTTAAAATAAAACCGTATCCATGCCTTTGAATAAATTCTATGAAGTGTTTTATCCGGCATGCTGCTGGCATTGAAAGGGATCGAATGATAATCAAAATCTTCCGGCTTGAGATTTGCCGGCTTCTTTCCCGTCGATGCTATCTGCCGTGCAAGCTCGGTATCGCCGAAGGGATTAACGAGGAAAAAAAGTGCCTGGTGCATCCTCGATTTGCAGGCAAAATCGACGGTAGCTCTGAGCTCTTCTTCAGTTTCTGTCGGGAAACCGAGCATAAAGAACCCGATTACGAACATCCCGCTGTCGACACAAACATCTATCATTTTTGCCACCTTCTCAAGGTTGAGGTTCTTCTTCACCATCTTTTGCAGTCTCGGTGATACGGTTTCTACAGCAACAGCGATTTCCACGGTTCCGGCCTTTTTCATTAAATGAATGATCTCTTCATCAAGCATATCCGCCCGTACGCCGTTGGTGAAATAAAGGTTCGTTTTCCAGTTTCGCGTTATCATGCCAAGCAATATTGCCTTTATCCGATCTTTTTCAAGGTTTGGAATATCGTCCAAAAATATGAAATCATGGATGCCATAGTTATTGATGAGCATTTCCATTTCGGCAAGGACATTTTCTGCAGACCTGGCTCTGAATGTTTTACCGAAGATATTGTGGCAGTATGTACAATGGAACGGGCAACCTCTCGATGTCTGAAGGACCATGTAGGGACGAAACCTGATGCCGTTTATGCTGTATATATTTACATATTTTTTGAGCTCCGCACTATCCCAAGCCGGGAACGGCAGTTCATCGAGGTTATTTATATATGCCCTGGATTTATTGATCTTGACTATATCATGATCTCTATAAACTATACCATCTATCGTGGTTAAATCTTTTCCTGCTTCCAAGGCATTCAGCAACTCTTTAAACGTAATCTCCCCTTCACCGATGACCGCAACATCTATATCTTCATTATTCATAACCTCTTGCGGTGCAGATGTCGGGTGCGGTCCGCCAACAATAACCGGAATATCCGTAAGTTGTTTTACCAGGTGCGCAATGTGGTACATTGCCTGAGCCTCAAAGGTAAGAGCTCCAATACCCGCGATATCCGGCTGAAATTTAAGGACGGTATTATATACTTCTTTTAGAGGTTCTTTGTAGAGTCTTGTGTCGATAATTTTTACTTCATCATGCCTCGTTTGCCTTATGTATGATGCAATATACATAAGCCCGAGAGGCGGGGTTGTGCCTTTCGATCTCGCAATGAGGTTGCTGCTTTTGATCAAGAGTACTTTCATAGTTACTTTTATTTAAGCATAACGATTCTATTTTACAATAAGAAAATATAATCCTATGGTAAAAAATAGAGGATTGTGCTTTTATAAAGACAAAATGAAGATACTTCTCATCAAAAGCGGCAATCTCAACACACGGGCCATCGGCATAACACCGCCCCTTGGATTAATGTACGTCGCATCGTATTTGAAAGCGTCACGAGGGGATGATGTTAGAATCTTTGACATACGGTTTTACAAAGAGCCGCTGAAAGAGATTTACCGTATTATCAGTGAATTTGAGCCTGATATTGTCGGTATAAGTGCCCTTACTCTGGAATCTCCTGCCCTGTATCAGATTGCCCGTTTTGTAAAGTCGGTCATAGATGTTCTTATAATTGCCGGTGGACCCCATGCAACATCCGTACCTGAAGAGGTCTTGAAGAACAAAGATATCGATATTGTTGTCATCGGAGAAGGGGAGATCACATTCAACGAACTGCTTGATAATCTGGATAAAGGAGCGGGCATAGAAAGTGTTCATGGTATCGGCTACAGAAGAGATAATGATATTATATTGACCCATCAAAGAAACTTTATAGAGCATCTGGACTTCATACCCTTTCCAACATGGGATCTAATCGAACTGGAGAAATATGCCGAGACTGCAAGTATGAGTATCATAGGATATGGCCCCTATATGGTGCTTTTAACATCCCGCGGTTGTCCTTTCCACTGTACCTACTGCCATAATATCATGGGCAAGGAATTCAGGGCACGGTCTGTTAAGAATGTTCTCGATGAGATGAGAATATTGATAGAACAGTACCATATCAATGATTTTGAGATCATCGATGACATATCAAATTTCGATAAGGAACGATTCAAACAAATTATGCGCGGCATCATAGGTAACGGCTGGAAGGTTGCACTTTCTTTTCCGAACGGTGTCAGGACGGACCTGCTTGACGATGAGGCTGTGCGATTGATGCGGCAGGCAGGCACAGAAGAGGTTACTATAGCTGTGGAAACCGTATCTGTAAGATTACAAAGGATGGTAAAGAAAAACCTTAACCTTGAAAGGGTCAAACACATCATAGATGTTTGCTTGAATGAGGGTATGTATGTTCGCGGCTTTTTTATGCTCGGCTTCCCGACGGAAACGGAGGAAGAAGTGAAAGCCACGATTGATTTTGCTTGCAAATCCCGCATACATGGAGCTCTCTTTTTTCTTGTAAACCCGTTTGGAGGGACAGAGCTTTCAAAGCAGGCGGAACAAACCGGTAAAATGCCTTCTTATATAAAACCTGAAGACTTTGACTACCATGCGATGCCCTTTAACGCGAGCAATGTACCTGACAGGAGACTTCATCGGCTTTATGCAACAGCATGGATGAGATTCTATTTTAACCCGATAAGGATATCCCGCATCTTGAAGACAAAGGCTACTTGGAATGACCTGCCCTATTATTTCTATGTGTTACTGAAGAACCTGTTCACACCCAAAGGTAACCAGCGATTAGTTCTTGAACCGGTAAACTTTGAATTTAAAAAGATTCATAAGAAATGAATCATATTGCTTACCCTCGCAAAACAATGAGAAGAAAATGTATTGGATTTTTCTTCTGCAAAGAAGAACTAGTAAGTGAATTGCCGGCTGCCAAACATGCTGCGTCATACAAGGTAGAACGAGTAAGAATGTCATGCTGAACTTGTTTCAGCATGTAATAAATTTAATCGCCTATGAGATCCCGGGATTAATTCAGGATGATGCAAAGGGACTGCGGAACAGTCTCAAAGACAATATATTTTCAGTTTATTTGAACTACCTTAAACTTGCTTGCTTCTTTTTAGATGACCACAGTGAAAGATATTTTGTGTTTTTTTTGTGATAGGTGATTT
It encodes the following:
- a CDS encoding radical SAM protein is translated as IFQDDTLTIDKKWVVEFTDLLIKADTGLIWGCNTRADTIDRELLLRMHTAGLRKIQIGGESGTIRILSDVYKKGIVPEQVRKLVGIAHSVGVKTLVFFMLGAPGETRQEVISTVKFAKDIKSDEVTFNLTQPLPGTDLFEFMSNKKEYAIEKDFSHFDYYNRRAFNDVTLSNRQLRFIRIMGFFYVYVRLSSFVYMARHFSSVSGMKKLFAKLKRVFS
- a CDS encoding B12-binding domain-containing radical SAM protein, translated to MKVLLIKSSNLIARSKGTTPPLGLMYIASYIRQTRHDEVKIIDTRLYKEPLKEVYNTVLKFQPDIAGIGALTFEAQAMYHIAHLVKQLTDIPVIVGGPHPTSAPQEVMNNEDIDVAVIGEGEITFKELLNALEAGKDLTTIDGIVYRDHDIVKINKSRAYINNLDELPFPAWDSAELKKYVNIYSINGIRFRPYMVLQTSRGCPFHCTYCHNIFGKTFRARSAENVLAEMEMLINNYGIHDFIFLDDIPNLEKDRIKAILLGMITRNWKTNLYFTNGVRADMLDEEIIHLMKKAGTVEIAVAVETVSPRLQKMVKKNLNLEKVAKMIDVCVDSGMFVIGFFMLGFPTETEEELRATVDFACKSRMHQALFFLVNPFGDTELARQIASTGKKPANLKPEDFDYHSIPFNASSMPDKTLHRIYSKAWIRFYFNPVRIVRILKARKLWLDLPYMFGLLIKDMFAGKGNKKQTFKPVDVSLLKESRERHPGHSVAPSFNKLTSPPLRRGQR
- a CDS encoding B12-binding domain-containing radical SAM protein; amino-acid sequence: MKILLIKSGNLNTRAIGITPPLGLMYVASYLKASRGDDVRIFDIRFYKEPLKEIYRIISEFEPDIVGISALTLESPALYQIARFVKSVIDVLIIAGGPHATSVPEEVLKNKDIDIVVIGEGEITFNELLDNLDKGAGIESVHGIGYRRDNDIILTHQRNFIEHLDFIPFPTWDLIELEKYAETASMSIIGYGPYMVLLTSRGCPFHCTYCHNIMGKEFRARSVKNVLDEMRILIEQYHINDFEIIDDISNFDKERFKQIMRGIIGNGWKVALSFPNGVRTDLLDDEAVRLMRQAGTEEVTIAVETVSVRLQRMVKKNLNLERVKHIIDVCLNEGMYVRGFFMLGFPTETEEEVKATIDFACKSRIHGALFFLVNPFGGTELSKQAEQTGKMPSYIKPEDFDYHAMPFNASNVPDRRLHRLYATAWMRFYFNPIRISRILKTKATWNDLPYYFYVLLKNLFTPKGNQRLVLEPVNFEFKKIHKK